From a region of the Panicum virgatum strain AP13 chromosome 2K, P.virgatum_v5, whole genome shotgun sequence genome:
- the LOC120665376 gene encoding coatomer subunit gamma-2-like: MAQPLVVKKDDDLDEEEYYSPFLGIEKGAVLQEARVFHDPQLDARRCCQVITKLLYLLNQGDTFTKVEATEVFFATTKLFQSKDAGLRRMVYLMIKELSPSADEVIIVTSSLMKDMNSKTDMYRANAIRVLCRIIDSTLLTQIERYLKQAIVDKNPVVASAALVSGIYLLQTSPEVVKRWSNEVQEAVQSRAALVQFHALALLHQIRQNDRLAVSKLVTSLTRGSVRSPLAQCLLIRYTSQVIRESGVNQGGDRPFFDFLESCLRNKAEMVILEAARAITELNGVTSRELTPAITVLQLFLSSSKPVLRFAAVRTLNKVASTHPLAVTNCNIDMESLISDQNRSIATLAITTLLKTGNESSVDRLMKQMTNFMSDIADEFKIVVVEAIRSLCLKFPLKYRSLMNFLSNILREEGGFEYKKAIVDSIIILIRDIPDAKESGLFHLCEFIEDCEFTYLSTQILHFLGNEGPKTSDPSKYIRYIYNRVILENATVRASAVSTLAKFGALVDSLKPRIFVLLRRCMFDGDDEVRDRATLYLKLLGGEATVGETKDVNEFLFGSLDVPLVNLETSLRNYEPSDAPFDISSVPKETKSQPLAEKKSTGKKPTGPASAVSGPVSTVDASYEKLLSSIPEFADFGKLFKSSTPVELTEAETEYSVNVVKHIYDGHVVLQYNCTNTIPEQLLEQVVVFVDASEADEFLEVASKPLESLPYDSPGQTFVAFEKPEGVIATGKFSNILKFIVKEVDPSTGEAEDDGVEDEYQLEDLEIVSADYMLKVGVSNFRNAWESMDPESERVDEYGLGVREGLAEAVSAVIGILGMQPCEGTDAVPSNSRSHTCLLSGVFIGNVKVLVRLSFGITSSKEVAMKLAVRSDDPEISDKIHEIVANG; encoded by the exons atggcgcagCCGCTCGTCgtgaagaaggacgacgacctCGACGAGGAAG AGTACTACTCGCCGTTCCTCGGCATCGAGAAGGGCGCCGTGCTGCAGGAGGCCCGCGTCTTCCACGACCCGCAGCTCGACGCGCGGCGATGCTGCCAG GTTATCACCAAGCTTCTATACCTGCTCAACCAGGGTGACACCTTTACCAAG GTGGAGGCCACAGAAGTCTTCTTTGCAACGACCAAGCTGTTCCAATCCAAGGATGCAGGGCTTAGGAGGATGGTGTACCTCATGATCAAGGAACTGTCGCCTTCAGCTGATGAG GTTATCATAGTCACTAGCTCTTTGATGAAGGACATGAATAGCAAAACTGATATGTACCGTGCAAACGCTATTCGAGTTCTTTGTCGTATTATCGACTCAACCCTTCTCACCCAAATTGAGAGGTATTTGAAGCAAGCCATTGTTGATAAGAATCCTGTCGTTGCCAGCGCGGCTCTTGTTAGTGGCATCTACTTGCTTCAG ACAAGTCCGGAAGTTGTGAAAAGATGGAGCAATGAAGTTCAGGAGGCTGTGCAGTCAAGAGCTGCTCTTGTGCAGTTTCATGCCCTTGCTCTTCTTCACCAA ATTAGACAAAATGACCGATTGGCTGTCAGCAAGCTCGTTACTAGTTTGACCAGGGGATCAGTTCGCTCACCTTTGGCGCAGTGCCTGCTTATTCGGTACACCAGCCAG GTGATTAGAGAGTCTGGCGTAAACCAAGGTGGAGATCGTCCTTTCTTTGATTTCCTTGAGTCCTGTCTCAGGAACAAAGCAGAGATGGTCATACTTGAGGCTGCAAGAGCAATAACTGAACTGAATGGTGTCACAAGCCGTGAGCTGACTCCTGCAATAACTGTCCTGCAGTTATTCTTAAGTTCATCTAAACCTGTTCTCAGATTCGCAGCTGTTCGCACACTTAATAAG GTTGCATCAACTCATCCTTTGGCTGTCACAAATTGTAACATAGACATGGAGAGCTTAATCTCTGATCAGAACAGAAGCATTGCAACCCTTGCGATTACAACACTGTTGAAGACTGGCAACGAGTCAAGTGTTGATCGTTTAATGAAACAGATGACCAACTTTATGTCAGACATAGCTGATGAATTCAAGATCGTTGTTGTCGAAGCAATAAGATCCCTGTGCTTGAAATTCCCTCTGAAATATCGCTCACT CATGAACTTCTTGAGTAATATTCTACGAGAAGAGGGTGGCTTCGAGTACAAGAAAGCCATAGTTGATTCAATCATTATACTCATTAGAGATATTCCTGATGCAAAAGAAAGTGGTTTATTTCACTTATGTGAATTCATAGAAGACTGTGAATTCACCTATTTATCCACCCAG ATACTCCACTTTTTGGGAAATGAAGGCCCAAAAACATCAGATCCCAGTAAATACATACGATATATATACAATAGGGTGATACTTGAAAATGCTACAGTTCGAGCTAGTGCAGTAAGCACATTGGCAAAGTTTGGCGCATTGGTTGACTCACTCAAg CCTCGCATATTCGTGCTGCTGAGACGTTGCATGtttgatggtgatgatgag GTGCGTGACAGAGCAACCCTTTACCTCAAATTGTTAGGTGGGGAAGCTACAGTTGGTGAGACTAAGGATGTGAACGAGTTTCTCTTTGGTTCACTTGATGTTCCGCTAGTAAACTTGGAGACAAGCCTGCGGAATTAT GAACCTTCGGATGCACCATTTGATATTTCGTCTGTTCCAAAGGAGACAAAATCACAACCACTTGCTGAGAAAAAGTCTACAGGCAAGAAACCAACCGGTCCAGCATCTGCTGTTAGTGGCCCTGTTTCAACTGTTGATGCATCGTATGAGAAGCTTCTTTCATCCATTCCTGAATTCGCTGATTTCGGAAAGCTATTTAAG TCGTCAACACCTGTAGAATTGACTGAAGCTGAGACCGAATATTCGGTTAATGTTGTGAAGCATATTTATGATGGGCATGTTGTGCTCCAATACAACTGTACCAATACAATTCCTGAACAGTTGCTTGAACAG GTGGTTGTTTTTGTTGATGCTTCAGAGGCTGATGAATTTTTAGAAGTTGCCTCAAAGCCTTTAGAATCATTACCTTATGATTCCCCTGGGCAGACCTTTGTGGCTTTTGAGAAGCCAGAAGGTGTCATTGCCACTGGCAAGTTCTCGAATATACTGAAATTCATTGTTAAGGAG gTTGATCCATCCACAGGTGAAGCTGAGGATGATGGTGTTGAAGATGAGTACCAGCTTGAAGATCTTGAAATTGTTTCTGCTGATTATATGTTGAAGGTGGGAGTATCGAACTTCCGAAATGCCTGGGAAAGCATGGATCCAGAGAGCGAGCGGGTTGATGAGTATGGACTTGGAGTAAGGGAGGGCTTGGCTGAAGCTGTAAGTGCTGTTATAGGCATCCTCGGCATGCAACCTTGTGAG GGTACTGACGCTGTCCCAAGCAATTCAAGGTCACACACTTGTCTGCTCTCTGGCGTATTTATCGGTAACGTAAAAGTCTTGGTGAGGCTGTCATTTGGAATCACCTCTTCGAAGGAGGTGGCCATGAAGCTAGCAGTCAGATCAGATGATCCTGAGATCAGCGACAAGATCCACGAGATTGTTGCTAATGGCTAA
- the LOC120665386 gene encoding putative UDP-rhamnose:rhamnosyltransferase 1, whose amino-acid sequence MIPFLELSKRLARRGHAVTFVSTPRNAARLGAVPPELAARLRVAALELPGVEGLPRGAESTADVPPEKVGLLKKAFDGLAAPFADLVAEACAGANGDATAGFSRKPDFVIHDFAQNWIWPIAEEHEIPCAVFIIFPAAILAFVGSREANEAHPRSTAAEDYMVPPPWIDFPTTMAHRRHEARAIAALFRPNDSGVSDVERFWEMQRPCCRLVVLRSCPEAEPRLFPLLTELYARPVVPAGLLLPDELVGGDDDGAPGGDRPIPDVVRWLDGQPPRSVVYVALGSEAPVTAEHVRELALGLEFSGARFLWALRRPVGHSGELLPDGFERRVAGRGVVRAGWVPQVRVLAHAAVGAFLTHCGWGSTVESLFRFGHPLVMLPFVADQGLIARAMAARGVGVEVPRNEDDGSFRGDDVAAAVRRVMEEEEGQELARNARELQEVVGDRARQEQYVDELVDHLRRCK is encoded by the exons ATGATTCCGTTCCTCGAGCTCTCCAAGCGgctggcgcggcgcggccacgccgtCACCTTCGTGTCCACGCCGCGGAACGCCGCCAGGCTGGGCGCCgtcccgccggagctcgccgcgcgCCTGCGCGTCGCCGCGCTGGAGCTGCCGGGCGTCGAGGGCCTGCCCCGCGGCGCCGAGTCCACCGCCGACGTCCCGCCCGAGAAGGTCGGCCTGCTCAAGAAGGCCTTCgacggcctcgccgcgccgttCGCCGACCTCGTCGCCGAGGCCTGCGCCGGCGCCAATGGCGACGCCACCGCGGGGTTCTCGAGGAAGCCCGACTTCGTCATCCACGACTTCGCGCAGAATTGGATCTGGCCGATCGCCGAGGAACACGAG ATCCCATGCGccgtcttcatcatctttccGGCGGCGATCCTCGCCTTCGTGGGCTCGCGGGAGGCGAACGAGGCGCACccgcggagcacggcggcggaggactACATGGTCCCGCCGCCGTGGATCGACTTCCCCACCACCATGGCGCATCGCCGCCACGAGGCGCGGGCCATCGCCGCCCTGTTCCGGCCCAACGACTCCGGCGTGTCCGACGTGGAGCGCTTCTGGGAGATGCAGCGGCCCTGCTGCCGCCTCGTCGTGCTCCGCAGCTGCCCCGAGGCCGAGCCCCGGCTGTTCCCGCTCCTCACCGAGCTCTACGCCAGGCCGGTCGtccccgccggcctcctcctgcccgacgagctcgtcggcggcgacgacgacggcgccccGGGCGGCGACCGGCCGATCCCGGACGTCGTGCGGTGGCTGGACGGGCAGCCCCCGCGGTCCGTCGTCTACGTCGCTCTCGGGAGCGAGGCGCCGGTGACGGCGGAGCACGTGCGGGAGCTCGCGCTCGGGCTGGAGTTCTCCGGCGCGCGCTTCCTCTGGGCGCTCCGGCGGCCGGTCGggcactccggcgagctcctcccggACGGGTTCGAGCGCCGCGTCGCGGGGCGCGGCGTCGTGCGCGCCGGGTGGGTGCCGCAGGTGCGCGTGCTGGCGCACGCCGCGGTGGGCGCGTTCCTGACGCACTGCGGCTGGGGCTCCACCGTGGAGAGCCTCTTCCGGTTCGGGCACCCCCTCGTGATGCTGCCGTTCGTCGCCGACCAGGGCCTCATCGcgcgggccatggcggcgcgcggggtCGGCGTCGAGGTGCCGAGGAACGAGGACGACGGGTCGTTCCGCGGGGacgacgtggcggcggcggtgcggcgggtgatggaggaggaggagggccagGAGCTCGCGCGCAATGCCAGGGAGCTGCAGGAGGTTGTGGGGGACAGGGCGAGGCAGGAGCAGTATGTTGATGAGCTCGTGGATCATCTGCGACGCTGTAAATAA